ATGAGACCTTTGTTGCTGGCAAGCTGAATTTGGTCGAGGTTCAAGTCCATAGCCACTTTCACCTGGTTGCCAACCTTTCTGATTGCCTTATTCTGGATTTTCAGATTCTTGTAAGCCTGCTGGGTATTATCGGCTGATATAGGAAGAGCGATAAGCAAGGCTCCGAACATACTACCTATTATATTATATGTATTCATCACTGATTCTTTTTAAAAAACATACACTAAGTTGAGGGCTGCTTTTGTCGGGCCCACATAGTTGTGTGCCTTGTCATCTTCAAGTTTATCTCCGCATTGAGCACAGTTAAACTTATCTGCCTTAGAGTAGATATAGCCTACACCAAGTTCAGCTTCCAGATTCCAATGTTTCGAGAGAGTCCAAGCGTAGCCGTAAGCTACACCTGCACCGATAAACCATCCTTCATACCGATAGTCTTTCAGCTTAGAGAAATCAGTGCCCAGGAACTTGAAGTCAAGATCCATGCCACCGATGTTGTGAGATCCACCCAAGGCATGGAAGCCGATGAATGAACCCATCATTTTGTTACAGAACCAGTATCTGGCCTCTGGCTGAACGAGCCAGTGTTTCCATTTCTTGTTCTTTGAAAACGTCCAAGGATTGTAGTTTCCGGATACGTCAAGTGTCCATTTAGGAGAAAGACCGAATTCAACACCCAAGTTCATGGTTGTCGTTGCATCATACAGCAAGTTGGTCTTTACCGCAGCTTCCTGCGCTAGAGCAGGACAGATTAGGCTGCCGAGTGCTACTAACGCAATTAAAATCCTTTTCTTCATACCTCAATTAAACTTTTCTTTTTTTAAAAATACATTGAGCGATTTTGAATCACCTTTTACTTTCTTATACTCTTTTTATATTTATAATGATCACCAATACCTGAATCTACTGAGAACTCATGTTTCCTGAAGTTTACTTTCAACTGTTCTTTTTCTCCTTTCAGTTTACTTTCAACTTACTTTTTAGTTCGTCTGTATCTCATATCGTTGGATTTCAGGTGCAAAAGTAGAACGAATATTGGATACAACCAAATTTTTAAGCACTGAAAAATACTGAAAAATGCTATTTTTAGCAAAATAGTACACTGATTTATGCTTAAAATCGTTAAATTTGTACGATTTTCGGATAATTGAACAAGAATTTCTGATATTATTTGTATTTTTGCAGCCGGAATCAATAATTCCCTAAAAGAATGGCAATTTCCAAGAAAAAGAGCCGTTTGACTTACGAATGTATACATAAGATTTAAGAAAATAACCAATACGAAATGAAACTGAAGAATGACATTGTAAACCTGATTGTGAGGGTAGAGCATCATTTATGCCCTCAATATTGTGGTGTGGTAGACCGTCGACGCGTTATCGCCTTTCTACTTCTGACGATAAGCGAGCTGATTATCATACCTTATCATATTATGCTCTTTCTGCTGGTGAAAGAACCTTATGGTTTAAGCCTCTGTGGCTTGCATACATTCGTGTTCTGCATCCTGCAGTTCCTGGTCTGGAAACGGAAGATAGCTTTCGTGAAAGGTATTTCTTCTCTTTACCTTCTGATGTTCGCCAAACTGGCTCTTGATAGCGTATTTTGCATCAATTTCGGTTTTGCTAATGATGATTTGAGCGTTATCTGCAACCTGTTTGTCGTCTTTATCCTGGCTATTACAGCGTTGAGCCAAACTTTGTATAAGACTTGCACCATCATCACGGTAGGTACGATACCTATGTTGCTGATATACCTGTTCAGCACTCCGCTTATGCAAGCTCTTTTCAGTATGAAGGCTGTTTTCCTGAGTTTCATGATGCTGGTTTATGTGGCAGTATATAATATGAGTATTGTAACCAAGGGGTTGCGCCCGCCGAAACGGATGACTCGGGTTGAAAACAAGGCGTTGAATATGCTTGCCGATTTGAAGGATAATGAACCGGAAGCAGCAGAAAGCCTGATGAAGCGTCTGACTCCTGATGTCCGGCAGAAGATTATTACCCATGCTTCTGAACATCTGTTTAATGAAGAATTGAATAGAGTGGCATGGGATCAGGTTTGTGATGGTCTTACGTTCAGCGAAAAGGAAATATGCAAGCTGATTCTTCAGGGGCATACTTTAAAGGAAATTTGTGCAGAACTCAATAAGAGTGAATCAAATATCACCAGCCAGCGTTGTCATATCCGCAAAAAGTTGAATATGGACCGTCGCGATGATTTGAGGAGAACCTTGGAAGTAAGGTTCTATGATGCGCAGAAACAAGTAAAAAAGTCAGAAGCCGAGAACTCCTGACTTTTATGGATATTCTTATTCCCTGATAATTCAAGTTCAGAAGTTAAAGGAGTTAAAGGAGTTATCGCTCCCTACGGTCGCTGAGGAGTTAAGACAACAGTCTTTTTGGCGTATTTTTTTAAGCAGCAAGACATACGTCTTAACTCCTTAACTTCCTTAACTCCTTTAACTTCCTGATATGCGAAAGTTCAGTTGATCATTATTCTTCCAATCTGAGAAATGCTTTCGGAAGATACTGGATAATATCGCTGGCGATGAGGCTCTCTTTACCCAGATCTTTGGCTGCAAGATCGCCAGCCAGACCATGAAGATGCATACCCAGTCGACAGGCATCTTCCTGTTTGTATCCTCTTGCCAGAAGACCGGTGATGATACCTGTCAGCACATCACCGCTGCCTGCTGTAGCCATACCGCTGTTGCCCGTACTGCAGAAATCAATCTTTCCGTCAGGGTGGCAGAGTGCAGAATAATGTCCCTTTAATATAATGTATGCCTGGAGTCGTTCTGCCAGTTCGCTTGCCTTCATCAGTCTTTCGGTACAGCTGCTGCTCGCATTTCCGGCAAGCCGGTCGAACTCCTTCGGATGAGGTGTCATGATGATATTCTTTGGCAACTGCTGCATCCACGCCCTGTGGCTGGAAAGAATATTGAGCGCATCGGCATCAATGACGAGCGGACAGGTAGCACGGCGCAGTTGGGCGATGAGGGCGATGGCTGTTGTTTCGTTCTGTCCCAATCCGGGACCTACGCCCAGCGCATCGAACATCTCTGTATCTACCGGTTCGCTGAATATGGTTTCTTCAGCATCCATCTGCAGTACCGCTTCAGGTACCGAAATCTGCATGATTTCATAATTCCGTTTTGGGGTATGGGCTGTTACCTTGCCTGCACCGGTTCTCAGACAAGCCTTGGTGGCTAATACCGAAGCGCCGCTCATGCCGTAACTTCCCGCTATGAGCAGCGCATTACCCATGCTGCCTTTATGGGCAAAGTCGCTGCGCGATTTCAGGAGCGGACGGATGTCGTTCTCTTCGAGTATGCGGCACTGGCACTCCGTATTCTGGATGAATTCCTGGGAAAGTCGGATGTCGAGAACGCGCAGTCTGCCCAGGTACTGCTGGTTATCCGCCATCAGCATCGACAGTTTCTTCTGCTGCAGGGTAAGGGTCAGACTGGCACGGATGATGTTGGCATGGATATTATAGGAATTGTCCTCGGTCATCAGTCCCGAAGGGATATCGATGCTTACAACCTTGGCAGGACTCTGGTTGATATATTTCACCATCGCGGCGAATCCGCCAGCCAATGGTTTGTTGAGTCCGCTTCCAAAGAGTCCGTCCACCACCAGCGTTTCTGCATTGAGCTTAGGAGGGTCCAGATTGGTGGTAATCTCAGTAAATTTCACTCTCTTTGCATCCAGCAGACGCTTCTTGTTGGCAAGACAGTCTGCCGACAGTTTATTCTGCACATTAAAGAGGTATACACTTACATCATATCCATCCTCGCTGAGCATTCTCGCCACAGCAAGCGCATCGCCGCCGTTATTACCCGGACCGGCGAAGACAACTACTGGAGTGCGGTTAGACCATTCCTCTTCTATGGCGCGTTTCAGCGCTTTGGCTGCACGTTCCATCAGGTTGAGCGAACTGATAGGTTCGTGCTCAATGGTGTATTTATCCAACTCATGAATCTGAGCGCTTGTGAAAATCTTCATATTATCTGATAATCTTAGTATTATCTGCGCGAACTGTCGTGATAATTTGTCAACTCATGCAGATAAACGGTTATTTTCATGCAAAAGTACAAAAAATAGTTGATGAAAGCACGAAGTTTCATGTTTTTTTCGTAATTTTGCAGAAAATATTATTATAGAACAGACTATGAGCATAGTAAAGATCAAGGATAAGAGCTTCAAGACATCGATTCCTGAGGCTGAGATTCTGAAGAAAGTACAGGTCGTAGCAGACCGTCTGAACAAGGACTATGAAGGCAAGACCCCTGTGTTCTTGGCAGTATTGAACGGCGCATTTATCTTTGCAGCCGACTTGATGCGAATGATTACCGTGCCAAGCGAGATTTCATTCGTGAAGTATGCTTCTTACGAGGGTACCTTCTCTACGGGCAGCATGAAGACCCTGATGGGTTTGAACCAGGATTTGGCAGGCCGCCACGTGGTTATCGTAGAGGACATCGTAGATTCCGGTTTCACCATGGCTCACATGATTGAAGACCTGAAGAAGATGAACCCAGCTAGCGTTGAGGTTTGTTCCCTCCTCGTGAAACCAGGCAACTTGAAGGTTGATCTTGATATCAACTATGCTGTTATGAAAATCCCTAACGATTTCATCGTGGGATATGGATTGGATTATGACCAAGAAGGCAGAAACCTCCGCGACATCTACACTATTGTAGAAGAATAGGAGGTGAAGCATGTGGGAGAAACTGAGTGATTATTTTCTTGATATCTCCAAATATCTTATAACAGCTACGTTTATTACGACTTTTGTTGGAGATATGGGGGAAGAACTGCATTGGCTTATTTATCTGGTCAGTTTTATCTTGGCAACGGGACTTTTCGGGTTCGCTCTGTATTTTGATAAGAAAGGTAAGAAAGAAAAAGAAGCAAAGCGTAAAAAATATAATAAGTTTAATAATAAAAATAGGAGGATGTAAGTATGAACACTTTAATTTTTTTAGGCATGTTTGCCGTTTTCTTTGGTGTTACTATAGCTATACTTTTGTCTCCTTGGGGACAGAAATGGATGAATGAATATTAGTTTCTGACACAACATAAATATTTTATATATATATTAAGGTAAAAATGAAAAATATCGTAATTTTCGGCGCTCCAGGTGCAGGTAAGGGCACACAGAGCGACAAGATGATCGAGAAGTATGGTCTCGGTCACATTTCTACAGGTGATGTACTTCGTAACGAAATCAAGAACGGTACAGAACTTGGTAAGACAGCTAAGGGTTATATCGACAATGGTCAGTTGATTCCAGACGAGTTGATGATTGACATCCTCGCAAACGTATACGATAGCTTCGGTAAGGATCACGCTGGTGTAATCTTCGACGGTTTCCCACGTACCACTCCACAGGCTGAGGCTCTGAAGAAGATGCTTTCTGAGCGTGGTCATAAGATTGCTGCAATGATTGAGTTGGCTGTTCCTGAGGATGAGCTGATGGCTCGCCTGATTAACCGCGGTAAGGAAAGCGGCCGTTCTGATGATAACGAGGAGACTATCAAGAAGCGTCTCAATGTTTATCATACACAGACCGCTCCGCTCATCGACTGGTATGAGAAGGAAGGCATTCATCACCACATCGAGGGTCTCGGTACTGTAGATGAGATCTTCGCTCGTGTTTGCAATGTAATCGACAATCTCTAATTAGTATTTAGTATAATGTTAAGTGTTAAATGTTAAATGTTAAGTTGGGCGTACGCCTTTCGGGGAAAACCTAGCCTGATGTTGAAACGGAATATTCCTTTCGGGATAATTTAACACTTAACATTTAACATTTAACATTACAATATAAAAATGGCTGAATCCAATTTCGTAGACTACGTAAAGATACAATGCCGCTCTGGTAAGGGTGGCAAGGGCTCCATGCACCTGCGCCACGTAAAGTACCAGCCTAACGGCGGTCCTGACGGTGGCGACGGCGGACGTGGAGGAAGCATCTATCTCCGCGGCAACCATAACTACTGGACGTTGCTGCACCTCAAGTATCAGCGCCACTTCTTTGCCGAGCATGGTGGAAATGGTGGCCGTGATAAGTGTCATGGAACCGATGGCAAGGATATTTATATCGATGTGCCTTGCGGTACCGTGGTATATAATGCCGAAACAGGCAAGTTTGTATGCGATGTGGCTTATGACGGGCAGGAAGTTCTGCTCCTCAAGGGCGGTCGTGGCGGATTGGGCAACTTCCAGTTCCGTACCTCTACCAACCAGGCTCCTCGTTATGCACAGCCGGGCGAACCTATGCAGGAGATGACCATCATCATGGAACTCAAGCTCCTTGCCGATGTAGGTCTGGTAGGTTTCCCTAATGCCGGTAAGTCAACTTTGCTGAGTGCCGTATCAAGTGCCCGTCCTAAGATTGCAAACTATCCGTTTACTACGCTCGAACCATCGCTGGGTATCGTAGATTATCGCGATCACCAGAGTTTTGTCATGGCTGATATTCCTGGCATCATCGAGGGAGCGAGCGAAGGAAAAGGTTTGGGCTTGCGATTCCTCCGCCATATTGAGCGCAACTCTCTGCTGCTCTTCATGGTTCCGGGCGATACTGACGACATCAAGAAAGAATATGAAGTATTGCTGGGCGAACTGAAGAACTTCAATCCGGAGATGCTCGACAAGCATCGCGTGCTGGCTATCACCAAGTGCGATCTGCTCGACGAAGAACTGATTGAAATGCTCAAGGAAACCTTGCCTACCGATCTTCCGGTGGTCTTCATCTCGTCTGTTACCGGACAGGGTATCCAGGAACTGAAGGACGTGCTCTGGAAGGAACTCAATTCAGAGAGCAACAAGCTTCAGGAGATTACTGCCGAAGATACGCTTGTTCACCGTGACAAGGATATGTCTCGCTTCCAGCAGGAACTGGCTGCAGAGGGCGAGGATGTAGTAGAATATATTGATGAGGATGAAATCGAGGATGTTGACGACCTCGATGATTTCGAATACGAATAAATGTTATGATCAAAGAATATCAGGTAGCCGCTGGTGTCAAGGCTTTCTCTACTACCCGCAAGGGAGGAGTGAGCCAGGGCAACTATGGCGAATTTAATATCAATGAGTTTTGCGGTGACAATGCAGAACATGTGGCTGAAAACCGCAAGCGTCTTGCCACAGAGTTGGGTATTGATACAGCCCATATCATCATGCCCCATCAGGTGCATGGAGTAGAGGTGCGCAATATTGCCGGTGAGTTTCTCACCATGCCTGAGAATATCCGCAAGATGGTGCTCGAAGGTGTAGATGCCGTGATGACTGACCAGAAAGGTGTATGTATCGGTGTTTCTACTGCCGATTGCATCCCTGTGCTTCTTTATGATGAGGAGCATCATGCTGTGGCAGCCATCCATGCCGGCTGGCGTGGCACGCTGGCTCGCATCGTGCATAAAACCATTCAGGAGATGGCGTTTACCTATCATACTGACCCGAAGAAGTTGAAGGCTGTGATAGGTCCGGGCATTTCGCTCGACCATTTCGAGGTGGGCGATGAAGTTTACGAGGCGTTCGAGCAGGCAGCTTTCCCTATGGAAGAGATTGCCGAACAGCGTCCTAATGCCGCCTTCTCGGTTGATCCTGCTGAGCGTGAGCGTCTGGCTGCTGAGGGTAATATCATGCAGCCGCTGAAATGGCATCTCAATCTTCCGCTCTGCAACAGACAGATTCTTCTGCATTGTGGAGTGGCCGAAGAGAATATCCAGGATTGTGGCATCTGTACCTTTGCCCATAGCGATGAGTACTTCTCTGCCAGAAAGCTGGGTATCGAGAGTGGCAGAATCTATACAGGCATCTTGTTGAAGTAAAAGCCTGGTAGCAGGTAAGTATCAGATTAATGAAAAGAATGAAAAAAGGATTGCGGCTATTGGCTGTGGCAGGACTCATGGTGTTCTCGCTGAGCAGCTTTATGCCCGCTAAAAATGTATTCACGGCAGCCGAACAGCAGCAGGTGAGTATTGCAACACCCGGTCTCTTTGCCCAGAGTCAGGCTTTTAATGTAGACTTTGAGATATTCCGTGCTAAGGAATATTCCTTCCCGCTTCCTGTGGGCAAAGCAACCCTTCTGAACAATCATGTGTTGCGTATCTCTACCTCTAAAGGCGATGCTGTCAAGGCGATGCTCGAAGGTTATGTGCGACTTTCCAGAAAGTCGGAATCAATGGGTAATGTCATCGTGGTGCGCCACGATTGCGGTCTGGAAACCGTTTATGCCAACAATGCCGAGAACCTGGTTAAGGTAGGACAGCATGTGGATGCCGGACAGACGATTGCCATTGTAGGCTCTAAGGAGGGTGAAACTTATTGCGACTTCTCTATCATGGTGAATGGCGGTAGGTTGAATCCGGAAACTTTCATAGAGTTGAAATCGCATAAGTTGCGCCGCCAGACCGTGCAGTTCCGCAAGCATGGTGCCCGTGTCATCGCTTCGGTTATCGGTGGCAAGGATTCTTCTGTAGGAAGAAATGCTGAGGCTGACAAGGAGGCATCTGGCAAGAAAAAGGGTAGAATAGGAGATGGAATGACGCTCGATCCTGATGAGGTTTATGATCCGTTTACCATTACCAATACTTTCGAGCTTGATTTGGAGAAGATAGAAAAGACAGCATGGGCTTATCCTTTGCCGGGTGCCAAGGTAATCAGTCCTTATGGTGGCAAGCGCCGCCATTCGGGTGTGGATCTCAAGACGCGCCCGAATGATGAGATTGTGGCTGCCTTTGACGGTACGGTTGTTGCA
This Segatella copri DSM 18205 DNA region includes the following protein-coding sequences:
- the pgeF gene encoding peptidoglycan editing factor PgeF, which encodes MIKEYQVAAGVKAFSTTRKGGVSQGNYGEFNINEFCGDNAEHVAENRKRLATELGIDTAHIIMPHQVHGVEVRNIAGEFLTMPENIRKMVLEGVDAVMTDQKGVCIGVSTADCIPVLLYDEEHHAVAAIHAGWRGTLARIVHKTIQEMAFTYHTDPKKLKAVIGPGISLDHFEVGDEVYEAFEQAAFPMEEIAEQRPNAAFSVDPAERERLAAEGNIMQPLKWHLNLPLCNRQILLHCGVAEENIQDCGICTFAHSDEYFSARKLGIESGRIYTGILLK
- a CDS encoding bifunctional ADP-dependent NAD(P)H-hydrate dehydratase/NAD(P)H-hydrate epimerase — translated: MKIFTSAQIHELDKYTIEHEPISSLNLMERAAKALKRAIEEEWSNRTPVVVFAGPGNNGGDALAVARMLSEDGYDVSVYLFNVQNKLSADCLANKKRLLDAKRVKFTEITTNLDPPKLNAETLVVDGLFGSGLNKPLAGGFAAMVKYINQSPAKVVSIDIPSGLMTEDNSYNIHANIIRASLTLTLQQKKLSMLMADNQQYLGRLRVLDIRLSQEFIQNTECQCRILEENDIRPLLKSRSDFAHKGSMGNALLIAGSYGMSGASVLATKACLRTGAGKVTAHTPKRNYEIMQISVPEAVLQMDAEETIFSEPVDTEMFDALGVGPGLGQNETTAIALIAQLRRATCPLVIDADALNILSSHRAWMQQLPKNIIMTPHPKEFDRLAGNASSSCTERLMKASELAERLQAYIILKGHYSALCHPDGKIDFCSTGNSGMATAGSGDVLTGIITGLLARGYKQEDACRLGMHLHGLAGDLAAKDLGKESLIASDIIQYLPKAFLRLEE
- a CDS encoding DUF6722 family protein, which codes for MWEKLSDYFLDISKYLITATFITTFVGDMGEELHWLIYLVSFILATGLFGFALYFDKKGKKEKEAKRKKYNKFNNKNRRM
- the obgE gene encoding GTPase ObgE, yielding MAESNFVDYVKIQCRSGKGGKGSMHLRHVKYQPNGGPDGGDGGRGGSIYLRGNHNYWTLLHLKYQRHFFAEHGGNGGRDKCHGTDGKDIYIDVPCGTVVYNAETGKFVCDVAYDGQEVLLLKGGRGGLGNFQFRTSTNQAPRYAQPGEPMQEMTIIMELKLLADVGLVGFPNAGKSTLLSAVSSARPKIANYPFTTLEPSLGIVDYRDHQSFVMADIPGIIEGASEGKGLGLRFLRHIERNSLLLFMVPGDTDDIKKEYEVLLGELKNFNPEMLDKHRVLAITKCDLLDEELIEMLKETLPTDLPVVFISSVTGQGIQELKDVLWKELNSESNKLQEITAEDTLVHRDKDMSRFQQELAAEGEDVVEYIDEDEIEDVDDLDDFEYE
- the hpt gene encoding hypoxanthine phosphoribosyltransferase, whose translation is MSIVKIKDKSFKTSIPEAEILKKVQVVADRLNKDYEGKTPVFLAVLNGAFIFAADLMRMITVPSEISFVKYASYEGTFSTGSMKTLMGLNQDLAGRHVVIVEDIVDSGFTMAHMIEDLKKMNPASVEVCSLLVKPGNLKVDLDINYAVMKIPNDFIVGYGLDYDQEGRNLRDIYTIVEE
- a CDS encoding DUF3575 domain-containing protein, whose protein sequence is MKKRILIALVALGSLICPALAQEAAVKTNLLYDATTTMNLGVEFGLSPKWTLDVSGNYNPWTFSKNKKWKHWLVQPEARYWFCNKMMGSFIGFHALGGSHNIGGMDLDFKFLGTDFSKLKDYRYEGWFIGAGVAYGYAWTLSKHWNLEAELGVGYIYSKADKFNCAQCGDKLEDDKAHNYVGPTKAALNLVYVF
- a CDS encoding transcriptional regulator, with the translated sequence MKLKNDIVNLIVRVEHHLCPQYCGVVDRRRVIAFLLLTISELIIIPYHIMLFLLVKEPYGLSLCGLHTFVFCILQFLVWKRKIAFVKGISSLYLLMFAKLALDSVFCINFGFANDDLSVICNLFVVFILAITALSQTLYKTCTIITVGTIPMLLIYLFSTPLMQALFSMKAVFLSFMMLVYVAVYNMSIVTKGLRPPKRMTRVENKALNMLADLKDNEPEAAESLMKRLTPDVRQKIITHASEHLFNEELNRVAWDQVCDGLTFSEKEICKLILQGHTLKEICAELNKSESNITSQRCHIRKKLNMDRRDDLRRTLEVRFYDAQKQVKKSEAENS
- a CDS encoding M23 family metallopeptidase — protein: MKKGLRLLAVAGLMVFSLSSFMPAKNVFTAAEQQQVSIATPGLFAQSQAFNVDFEIFRAKEYSFPLPVGKATLLNNHVLRISTSKGDAVKAMLEGYVRLSRKSESMGNVIVVRHDCGLETVYANNAENLVKVGQHVDAGQTIAIVGSKEGETYCDFSIMVNGGRLNPETFIELKSHKLRRQTVQFRKHGARVIASVIGGKDSSVGRNAEADKEASGKKKGRIGDGMTLDPDEVYDPFTITNTFELDLEKIEKTAWAYPLPGAKVISPYGGKRRHSGVDLKTRPNDEIVAAFDGTVVASGPYYGYGNCIRIKHAYGFETLYSHQSRNKVKKGDKVKAGQVIGLTGRTGRATTEHLHFEVSFDGRRLDPAIIYDHGKHQLKPVALHLTKGKGVKSVKKQ
- a CDS encoding adenylate kinase; this translates as MKNIVIFGAPGAGKGTQSDKMIEKYGLGHISTGDVLRNEIKNGTELGKTAKGYIDNGQLIPDELMIDILANVYDSFGKDHAGVIFDGFPRTTPQAEALKKMLSERGHKIAAMIELAVPEDELMARLINRGKESGRSDDNEETIKKRLNVYHTQTAPLIDWYEKEGIHHHIEGLGTVDEIFARVCNVIDNL